The sequence CAGAAATGCGTGCGGATCGACCCATCCCAGCCACGCTGCCACCTGGAATTGGCTCGCATCTATTCGCGCCGGGGCGCGATACGCGATGCCATGAAGCACTTCACCCATCACCTCGCGCTGGAGCCCGATGGGCCCTCCGCGGATGAGGCGCGCAGGTACCTGAAGCTGTATGCGACGTCGGCCCGTCCTTGAGGCCTCGGCTGCCTTCCTGGAAGTAGCAGCCGGGTTGCCCGGACGAAGCACGGCCCCCGTACACGTGGCTGCCGGCGCGCGGAGCGAGTCGCGAGCATGCGCGGCTTCGCTCGCGAGCGAAGCGCTCGCTGTGAGTGGCCGTTCGTGGCCGCCCGGCGAGGCTGGTCGCCAGCCCTCGATGACCTGACGAGCCGACAGGCGGCGGAAGCCTCCCAGGCGCGTGCCGGGAGCCGAGTGGCCGTCCTGACATTGCCCCCTCCCGACGCCATGGCCAGTTCATGCAATCAGGAGGCAATAATGCTGACATCGCTCCACTCGCGCGCGCAGGCCGCGTTCCATCCCGCCCCCTCTCTCGAAACCCCCGAGGCGACGAAGCTCGGAGCCTCGTCGTCCCTCCCCACCGACGTCGACTCCATCGGCTCGCTCGTGGGAGTCGGCGAGGAATTGAGAGACCACGGACTCGACCGCGCCGCACTGAAAGCGGCCGGGTTCGAGGGCAAGGTCGGTCAGACCCTGGTCATTCCACGCACGGATGGCCCCCCGTTCGTCGCCGTCGGCATCGGCGAGCGCGGCAAGCTCGATGCAGGCAAGCTCCGGGATGCCGCCGCCGCCCTGGCGCGGGCCGTCGGCAGGCACACCCGCCTCGCCATCCGACTGCCCGACACGGGCGCGGTGCCAACGGCCATCGCCGCGCAGGTCATCACCGAGGGCGTCCTCCTCGCCCGCTACCGGTACCGGCCCTACAAGAAGACTCCGGAGCAGGAGCCGCCCATCACGGCCCTGACGCTCGTCACGGCCGAGGGCGACGTCGAAGAGGCCGAGCAGGGAATCATGCAGGGCGGCGTCACCGCTCGCGCGGCAGGGCTCGCACGCGACCTCGCCAACGCCCCCGCGGCGCTCCTCACGGCGGCCCGGATGGCCGAGGTGGCCGAGTCCCTCGCCAAGACGTGCGGCCTGGAGATCGAGGTCTTCGATGGAGAGGCCCTGGCCGGGCTCGGCTGCGGCGGCATCCTGGGCGTCAATGCGGGCAGCGCCGAGCCGCCGCGGATGATCAAGCTGACGTACCGCCCCAAGGGAGGCCGGGGAAAAGGCGCCGAGCCCGTGGGGCGCGTCGCCCTCGTGGGCAAGGGCATCATGTTCGACTCGGGTGGCCTCGGACTGAAGCCGAATGACCTCGTCCACGCGACCATGAAGGGCGACATGTCGGGCGCGGGGGCCATCCTC comes from Pyxidicoccus parkwaysis and encodes:
- a CDS encoding leucyl aminopeptidase, giving the protein MLTSLHSRAQAAFHPAPSLETPEATKLGASSSLPTDVDSIGSLVGVGEELRDHGLDRAALKAAGFEGKVGQTLVIPRTDGPPFVAVGIGERGKLDAGKLRDAAAALARAVGRHTRLAIRLPDTGAVPTAIAAQVITEGVLLARYRYRPYKKTPEQEPPITALTLVTAEGDVEEAEQGIMQGGVTARAAGLARDLANAPAALLTAARMAEVAESLAKTCGLEIEVFDGEALAGLGCGGILGVNAGSAEPPRMIKLTYRPKGGRGKGAEPVGRVALVGKGIMFDSGGLGLKPNDLVHATMKGDMSGAGAILSAMTALGSLGCKAEVTAYLMCTDNMPSGTAMKLGDVLTVRGGKTVEVINTDAEGRLVMSDALVLATEQNPKPDAIVDIATLTGACQRALGVRSAGVMGNNQALVEQVKAAGERTGDTVWQLPLDKRYREELESEVADMKNVGGENAGAITAGLFLEEFVAGVPWAHIDMAGTARAERDSSWLSKGATGYGARLLIDFLMGFTPPSASRH